The following coding sequences are from one Cenarchaeum symbiosum A window:
- a CDS encoding rhodanese-related sulfurtransferase (COG2897), which translates to MTRHPVCAMAYAHPEVLVDTDWIAGNPPGDNRRLVEVDYDPENGYRKGHIEGSTLIWWKRDINDPLTRDIISKKQFEDLMSRNGITPGTEVILYGDFNNWFAAFVFWVFKYYGHNDIKMMNGGRKKWELEGRKYTTEEPDVKPAPYAAAPPDEGLRAYLFDVKRALDREDTVMVDVRSPKEFTGEITAPPEYPMEHAQRGGHIPDANNIPWATAVNDADGTFKSPDELRKNYEPKGVTSDKDVICYCRIGERSSHSWFVLKYLLGYPKVRNYDGSWTEWGNMIGNPVER; encoded by the coding sequence ATGACAAGGCACCCCGTATGTGCCATGGCATACGCGCACCCCGAGGTACTAGTCGATACCGATTGGATCGCCGGCAACCCTCCCGGGGACAACAGGAGGCTCGTCGAGGTCGACTATGACCCCGAGAACGGCTACCGCAAGGGCCACATCGAGGGATCCACCCTGATCTGGTGGAAGCGCGACATCAACGACCCCCTAACCAGGGATATCATAAGCAAGAAACAGTTCGAGGACCTCATGTCCAGAAACGGCATAACCCCCGGCACCGAGGTGATACTGTACGGCGACTTTAACAACTGGTTTGCCGCATTTGTATTCTGGGTCTTCAAGTATTACGGCCATAACGACATCAAGATGATGAACGGGGGCAGGAAAAAGTGGGAGCTCGAGGGCAGAAAGTACACGACAGAAGAGCCGGATGTAAAGCCCGCCCCGTATGCGGCGGCCCCGCCAGACGAGGGGCTGCGCGCTTATCTCTTCGATGTAAAGAGGGCGCTCGACAGGGAGGACACCGTAATGGTGGACGTGCGCTCCCCCAAGGAGTTTACCGGCGAGATAACGGCCCCGCCCGAGTACCCCATGGAGCACGCACAGAGAGGAGGCCACATTCCCGATGCAAACAACATACCGTGGGCGACAGCCGTCAACGACGCCGACGGGACATTCAAGTCGCCCGACGAGCTCAGAAAAAACTACGAGCCAAAGGGCGTCACATCCGACAAGGATGTAATATGCTACTGCCGGATAGGCGAGAGGTCGTCGCATTCCTGGTTCGTCCTAAAGTACCTGCTCGGATACCCCAAGGTGAGAAACTATGACGGTTCATGGACCGAGTGGGGCAACATGATAGGAAACCCCGTCGAGAGATAG
- a CDS encoding CDP-diacylglycerol--glycerol-3-phosphate 3-phosphatidyltransferase (COG0558) — MLENLRGALRPALERMGAAFARTGLPPDFWTGAGLAAALAAALFYGVSPWYAAIMGGVLLLVSGFFDMVDGQVARTMGKASKRGAFLDSVLDRVAEVAVFIGIMAGGHAEPHLVILALSMSLLVSYTRARAESLGVKLRGIGIGERAERLLVIAILGMAGFMEWAVIIVIIIAAVTFVQRVVAGAKDAGA, encoded by the coding sequence GTGCTTGAGAATCTCAGGGGCGCGCTCCGGCCCGCGCTAGAAAGAATGGGCGCAGCATTTGCCAGGACGGGGCTCCCGCCGGACTTTTGGACGGGGGCCGGCCTGGCCGCGGCCTTGGCTGCCGCGCTGTTTTATGGAGTCAGCCCGTGGTATGCGGCCATAATGGGCGGTGTTCTGCTGCTAGTCTCCGGATTCTTTGACATGGTCGACGGCCAAGTGGCGCGTACCATGGGAAAGGCATCCAAGAGGGGCGCCTTTCTGGATTCGGTCCTAGACAGGGTGGCCGAGGTGGCCGTATTCATCGGGATAATGGCGGGCGGGCACGCCGAGCCGCACCTTGTCATACTGGCGCTCTCGATGTCCCTGCTGGTAAGCTATACGCGCGCAAGGGCGGAATCGCTCGGGGTAAAGCTCCGGGGAATAGGGATAGGGGAGCGCGCCGAGAGGCTGCTCGTAATAGCGATACTGGGCATGGCGGGGTTCATGGAATGGGCGGTCATCATAGTGATAATCATAGCCGCTGTAACCTTTGTGCAGAGGGTGGTCGCCGGCGCGAAGGACGCCGGGGCCTAG
- a CDS encoding UDP-glucuronosyltransferase (COG1819), whose protein sequence is MGGILFFCSPIGLGHATRDAAIAGCLEGPVRFVSGGAAARLLSGKGHDTDDILHPPEFAVRDGMLHSSLRWLLGYYRYYKECRKEALGAIQMYKPDLIVSDEDFASLSAAQELGIRSVLITDILETQFTSSVGRLIEGRMNRAMRGMIDKCDTVIMPEDGEDRGNIRRVGPIVRAVSGTRDEMRSKYGLTRETILVSIGGTAAGRFLMEEVARIAPGLADKYDIVAVPGPSLDWEAPGIRNLGYVEDLHELVCAADVVVSLAGKSTIDEARAFGTPGIFIPIGGHFEQVENAKDEGYSRGDLANLEALIRGAGPRGKPVPGGGTAEACSIIADTLANA, encoded by the coding sequence ATGGGCGGGATACTCTTCTTTTGCAGCCCGATCGGCCTCGGCCACGCCACCAGGGATGCCGCAATTGCGGGCTGCCTGGAGGGCCCTGTAAGGTTCGTCAGCGGGGGGGCGGCGGCGCGGCTTCTCTCCGGCAAAGGCCACGATACAGACGACATACTGCACCCCCCGGAGTTTGCCGTCCGGGACGGCATGCTGCACAGCTCCCTGAGGTGGCTGCTGGGGTACTATCGGTATTACAAGGAATGCAGGAAGGAGGCGCTCGGGGCGATACAAATGTACAAGCCGGACCTGATAGTCTCTGACGAGGACTTTGCGTCGCTTTCTGCAGCCCAGGAGCTCGGCATCCGCAGCGTCCTGATCACCGACATACTAGAGACGCAGTTTACCAGCTCCGTTGGAAGGCTGATCGAAGGCAGGATGAACCGCGCCATGCGGGGGATGATTGACAAATGCGACACAGTAATCATGCCCGAAGACGGCGAGGACAGAGGCAACATAAGGAGGGTGGGGCCGATAGTGAGGGCGGTAAGCGGCACGCGCGACGAGATGCGCTCAAAGTACGGCCTGACCAGGGAGACCATCCTGGTCAGCATAGGCGGGACTGCGGCAGGAAGGTTCCTCATGGAGGAGGTGGCCCGGATAGCCCCGGGGCTTGCCGATAAATACGACATAGTGGCGGTTCCCGGCCCCTCGCTGGACTGGGAGGCGCCAGGCATACGGAATCTTGGGTATGTGGAGGATCTGCACGAGCTGGTATGCGCGGCCGACGTGGTAGTCTCCCTTGCGGGAAAATCGACTATCGACGAGGCCAGGGCCTTTGGCACGCCGGGTATCTTCATACCCATAGGGGGGCACTTTGAGCAGGTGGAGAACGCAAAAGACGAGGGCTATTCCAGGGGGGATCTTGCAAACCTGGAGGCGCTCATACGGGGAGCGGGGCCGAGGGGCAAGCCCGTCCCCGGCGGGGGCACAGCGGAGGCCTGCAGCATAATCGCAGATACGCTGGCAAATGCTTAA
- a CDS encoding arginase/agmatinase/formimionoglutamate hydrolase (COG0010), with protein sequence MSYVDLYMGGGPLLAGPGSGDAAAVVFGVPFDSTHSYRPGTRFGPDAIREAFNNIEVFHPGLRADLEEVRIDDLGNAKHTVSPDVMVEMVGRITAELAGGGRQVIILGGEHSITYGSYPAFPAGTGYVVFDAHYDLRDSYADARLSHASYLRRIIEDRGADGIVHVGARAFAREEAEFLAQNKITCITDAEIRAGRGPALLQDAASVFGGVYTSYDLDVLDPAFAPGVGNPEAAGITSRELLDMVGALGSSKVLGADIVELNPLFDSGATAALAARIMSMTIAANL encoded by the coding sequence ATGAGCTATGTAGACCTGTACATGGGAGGCGGCCCCCTGCTGGCGGGGCCCGGCTCCGGGGATGCGGCTGCCGTTGTATTCGGGGTGCCGTTTGACTCCACCCACTCGTACAGGCCCGGGACAAGGTTCGGGCCCGACGCCATCCGCGAGGCATTCAACAACATAGAGGTGTTTCATCCGGGACTCCGGGCAGACCTCGAAGAGGTGAGGATAGACGACCTTGGCAATGCAAAACATACGGTCTCCCCGGATGTAATGGTCGAGATGGTGGGCAGGATAACCGCGGAGCTTGCAGGCGGGGGCAGGCAGGTGATCATCCTCGGGGGCGAGCACTCTATAACTTACGGGTCGTATCCTGCATTTCCCGCGGGGACGGGCTATGTGGTGTTTGACGCCCACTATGACCTGCGCGATTCGTACGCAGATGCCAGGCTGAGCCACGCCTCGTACCTGCGGAGGATCATAGAGGACAGGGGCGCCGACGGGATAGTGCATGTAGGGGCAAGGGCGTTTGCCCGGGAGGAGGCGGAGTTTCTCGCACAGAATAAAATCACCTGCATAACTGACGCAGAGATAAGGGCTGGCAGGGGCCCCGCCCTGCTGCAAGATGCCGCATCCGTCTTCGGCGGAGTCTACACCAGCTACGACCTTGACGTGCTGGATCCCGCGTTTGCGCCCGGCGTTGGAAACCCGGAGGCCGCCGGGATCACATCGCGCGAGCTTCTCGACATGGTGGGCGCGCTTGGCAGCTCAAAGGTACTGGGGGCGGACATTGTGGAGCTCAACCCGCTCTTTGACAGCGGCGCCACTGCCGCGCTTGCCGCAAGGATAATGTCAATGACGATCGCCGCGAACCTCTGA
- a CDS encoding branched-chain amino acid aminotransferase/4-amino-4-deoxychorismate lyase (COG0115) → MEGAGAAAVKSEKIWMNGSLVPYADARVHVLTHALHYSTAVFEGLRCYETPKGPAIFRLDEHIERLFNSAKIYSMKVPYSPEEIKAAISETIKANKFTECYIRPLIYYGLGGMGLTVPEHGTEASVSCWEWKTGESAAGKTTGARCKVSSWTRIDGRAQPVKAKAASNYANAVLARMEAHRDGYDEAIMLNGAGKVAEASAANIFVKRRGAIITPPLSSGVLEGITRDSIMRIIRDDGGEVLEHDLDREDLYTADEIFMVGTAAEVKSVTELDGVNISSGSLGATTKRLQELYTKAVTGADERYLGWLTYL, encoded by the coding sequence ATGGAGGGCGCAGGCGCGGCCGCTGTGAAGTCTGAAAAGATCTGGATGAACGGCAGCCTGGTCCCGTACGCAGACGCACGGGTGCACGTGCTGACCCATGCGCTGCACTATTCGACCGCCGTATTCGAGGGGCTGAGATGCTATGAGACGCCCAAGGGGCCTGCAATATTCAGGCTTGACGAGCATATAGAGAGGCTCTTCAACTCCGCCAAGATCTATTCGATGAAGGTCCCCTATTCGCCAGAAGAGATCAAGGCGGCAATATCCGAGACGATCAAGGCCAACAAGTTTACAGAGTGCTACATAAGGCCGCTGATCTATTACGGGCTCGGGGGCATGGGCCTGACTGTGCCCGAGCACGGGACCGAGGCGTCGGTATCGTGCTGGGAGTGGAAGACCGGCGAGTCGGCGGCCGGCAAGACGACGGGGGCGCGGTGCAAGGTATCAAGCTGGACCAGGATAGACGGCAGGGCCCAGCCCGTCAAGGCAAAGGCCGCATCAAACTATGCAAACGCAGTCCTGGCAAGAATGGAGGCGCACAGGGACGGATATGACGAGGCCATAATGCTAAACGGGGCGGGCAAGGTGGCCGAGGCGAGCGCGGCCAACATCTTCGTCAAGAGGCGCGGCGCGATCATCACCCCGCCGCTCTCGTCTGGCGTACTCGAGGGGATAACCCGCGACAGCATAATGAGGATAATCAGGGACGACGGGGGGGAAGTGCTTGAACACGACCTGGACAGGGAGGACCTGTACACTGCAGACGAGATATTCATGGTGGGAACCGCGGCCGAGGTAAAGTCGGTGACGGAGCTGGACGGCGTGAATATCTCGTCGGGCAGCCTGGGCGCGACAACCAAAAGGCTGCAGGAACTGTATACAAAGGCGGTCACCGGAGCCGACGAGAGGTACCTCGGATGGCTGACCTACCTGTGA
- a CDS encoding inorganic polyphosphate/ATP-NAD kinase (COG0061), translating to MQDHTKLRLDRVAVVGKFGSRPAEDAARAVAEKFLAGGSTVYTISPISVGGAEEAGTVADLRGKGLDLVVTLGGDGTTLRAFRHLEDETPVLTVNVGGNRGILSEITLDMLDSAITQMREDRVILERRTRVAASAGGEEFPPALNEIFIQRKNLTKTAEIEIRFLDDTVRQKMDGVIIATPSGSTGHSFSLGGPILHESLSVLIITPVAPVYRLASIVVPDEKIEFSCSHDCSVVMDAQVVKSVGFGEPITIKKYARQAVFVRLGRRGLRQMSKLGF from the coding sequence GTGCAAGACCACACAAAGTTGAGACTGGACCGGGTCGCGGTTGTGGGCAAGTTCGGCTCCCGGCCGGCGGAGGATGCGGCAAGGGCGGTGGCAGAAAAGTTCCTTGCCGGGGGCTCCACAGTATACACGATATCGCCCATATCCGTCGGAGGCGCGGAGGAGGCGGGCACGGTGGCGGACCTGCGCGGCAAGGGGCTCGACCTTGTGGTGACGCTGGGCGGCGACGGGACTACACTGCGCGCCTTTAGGCATCTTGAGGACGAGACGCCCGTCCTGACCGTCAACGTTGGAGGCAACCGGGGCATACTCTCGGAGATAACACTGGACATGCTAGATTCGGCCATAACGCAGATGCGGGAGGACAGGGTCATACTGGAGAGGCGGACGCGTGTTGCAGCCTCTGCCGGCGGCGAGGAGTTCCCGCCTGCACTAAACGAGATATTCATACAGAGAAAGAACCTGACAAAGACGGCCGAGATCGAGATCAGGTTCCTTGACGATACGGTCCGGCAGAAGATGGACGGGGTGATAATAGCAACGCCGAGCGGCTCTACGGGCCATTCGTTCTCGCTTGGCGGGCCGATACTCCACGAGAGCCTCTCCGTTCTGATAATAACGCCGGTGGCGCCCGTGTACCGGCTTGCGTCGATAGTGGTCCCCGACGAAAAGATCGAGTTTAGCTGCTCGCACGACTGCAGCGTGGTGATGGACGCGCAGGTGGTAAAGTCCGTGGGTTTCGGCGAGCCGATAACGATCAAAAAGTACGCCAGGCAGGCGGTCTTTGTGCGGCTCGGAAGGAGGGGGCTGCGCCAGATGAGCAAGCTTGGCTTCTAG
- a CDS encoding DNA modification methylase (COG0863) has translation MKEVAPRGASAAGRGARDRIFHGDCIEGMAAMKESSVDLIVTDPPFAIGFGARRANYNRKEGNVMDGYNEITPAEYPGFTGRWMAGAHRVLKETGSMFVFSGWTNLQDILRAIDETGFKTINHIIWRYQFGVYTKRRFVSSHYHCLYVCKNDKKRRFYTESRHSDTKSRYRDMEDVWVINREYWSGKKKTPTKLPGELIRKILQYSSREGDLVMDPFLGSGQVAVVSKEMGRRYAGFEIVREYYDFALERLGARGRAKGAGPAP, from the coding sequence ATGAAAGAGGTGGCGCCGCGCGGGGCATCGGCTGCAGGGCGGGGGGCCAGGGACAGGATATTCCACGGCGACTGCATAGAGGGCATGGCGGCCATGAAGGAATCTTCTGTCGACCTGATAGTCACGGACCCGCCGTTTGCCATAGGGTTTGGCGCCCGCAGGGCCAACTACAACAGAAAGGAGGGCAACGTCATGGACGGGTACAACGAGATAACCCCTGCAGAGTACCCCGGGTTTACGGGCAGGTGGATGGCGGGGGCCCACCGCGTCCTGAAGGAGACTGGCAGCATGTTCGTATTCTCTGGATGGACCAACCTGCAGGATATTCTGCGCGCCATCGATGAGACGGGCTTCAAGACTATCAACCATATAATTTGGAGGTACCAGTTTGGAGTGTACACAAAGAGGCGCTTTGTCTCGTCGCATTACCACTGCCTGTATGTGTGCAAGAATGACAAAAAAAGAAGGTTCTATACAGAATCGCGCCACTCTGATACAAAGTCTCGATACCGGGACATGGAGGACGTCTGGGTGATAAACAGGGAATACTGGAGCGGCAAGAAAAAGACGCCGACAAAGCTGCCAGGCGAGCTTATCCGGAAGATACTCCAGTATTCTAGCAGGGAGGGGGACCTTGTGATGGACCCGTTTTTAGGCTCCGGCCAGGTGGCAGTGGTAAGCAAGGAGATGGGCAGGAGATATGCCGGCTTTGAGATAGTCCGGGAATACTATGACTTTGCCCTGGAGAGGCTCGGAGCCCGGGGGCGCGCAAAGGGGGCGGGCCCCGCCCCGTAG
- a CDS encoding phosphate uptake regulator (COG0704), protein MGRLIDPSLKELSSTLSEMGDMAVQCVTLAIESYLRGVNTSPEVHSLSDGIRRRYYDVADLTFDMLLKYQPVADDFRLVRSSIEISYAYSRFGRYAYDIAQVRDEFGDISACKTDALYDISNKVKGMIKDAILSFAQLDVSKAVSIQEDEAFIDRVYRERLPAIINSQDTKCALAEALLLRYLERIADHALFMSDAVSYIVTGKHRPTESQIFSHSPE, encoded by the coding sequence ATGGGCAGGCTGATCGACCCGTCCCTGAAGGAGCTCTCCTCCACGCTCTCGGAGATGGGGGACATGGCCGTGCAGTGTGTAACGCTGGCCATAGAGTCGTATCTAAGGGGGGTAAACACATCCCCCGAGGTGCACTCCCTCTCGGACGGCATAAGGAGGAGGTACTATGACGTGGCGGACCTCACCTTTGATATGCTGCTAAAGTACCAGCCGGTGGCCGACGACTTCCGGCTGGTGCGCTCCTCGATAGAGATATCCTACGCGTATTCCCGGTTCGGCAGGTACGCCTACGACATAGCGCAGGTAAGGGACGAGTTCGGGGACATATCGGCCTGCAAGACAGACGCGCTATATGATATATCCAACAAGGTCAAGGGCATGATCAAGGATGCGATACTCTCGTTTGCGCAGCTCGACGTGAGCAAGGCGGTCAGCATACAGGAGGACGAGGCATTCATTGACAGGGTCTACCGGGAGAGGCTGCCTGCGATAATAAACTCGCAGGATACAAAGTGCGCGCTTGCCGAGGCGCTCCTGCTCCGGTATCTGGAGCGGATAGCGGACCACGCGCTTTTCATGAGCGACGCGGTCAGCTATATAGTGACCGGCAAGCACAGGCCCACGGAATCGCAGATCTTTTCGCACTCGCCGGAGTAG
- a CDS encoding SAM dependent methyltransferase (COG0500), giving the protein MDDAYWEKHAEVHESNYNAEFAKFIRDLAGQLHCNSVLEVGCNAANDLGLFNESSGVIGIDYNPKIVKLAKQRFPAFSLMAGTATSLPYQNSSIDMVFTHGFLNYTDDGMVGPVIDEMFRVAARYVVNCEMLGDDSPIGGQGRRGRNMYKKWLDYKVKIISNVEMHEDIDPETPRFLLVRKL; this is encoded by the coding sequence ATGGACGACGCCTACTGGGAAAAGCACGCCGAGGTGCATGAATCCAACTACAATGCAGAGTTTGCCAAGTTCATACGCGATCTGGCGGGGCAGCTGCACTGCAACAGCGTGCTCGAGGTGGGCTGCAACGCGGCAAACGACCTCGGGCTCTTCAACGAATCGTCCGGCGTGATAGGGATAGACTACAACCCAAAGATAGTAAAGCTTGCAAAGCAGAGGTTCCCCGCGTTCAGCCTCATGGCGGGAACCGCCACATCCCTGCCCTACCAGAACTCGTCGATAGACATGGTATTCACGCACGGCTTTCTCAATTATACGGACGACGGGATGGTGGGGCCTGTAATAGACGAGATGTTCAGGGTGGCGGCAAGGTACGTGGTCAACTGCGAGATGCTCGGCGACGACAGCCCCATAGGCGGGCAGGGGCGCAGGGGCCGTAACATGTACAAAAAGTGGCTCGACTACAAAGTCAAGATAATCAGCAATGTGGAGATGCACGAGGACATAGACCCGGAGACGCCAAGATTCCTGCTGGTAAGAAAGCTCTAG
- a CDS encoding RNA-binding protein (COG1818): MVDSDLVITCPRHFEEDAADEMRRVLEEMGRDEPHIKRSYLPGILMVVSGGDPASVSRRIREKIHDEPWTIRYILRAIPVQSWVDTDVRGIVDASRLLARGIAEGEQYRITIEKRDSDVSSREIIGGIAESIDRKVSLESPDRIVLVEIFGERTGLALLYDGDILSSEKERRTLPE, from the coding sequence ATGGTTGATTCCGATCTTGTGATTACGTGCCCGCGGCACTTTGAAGAGGACGCCGCGGATGAGATGCGCCGGGTGCTAGAAGAGATGGGCCGCGACGAGCCGCACATCAAGAGGAGCTACCTGCCGGGGATACTGATGGTGGTCTCGGGGGGCGATCCCGCCTCCGTCTCCCGGAGGATCCGCGAAAAGATCCACGACGAGCCGTGGACGATAAGGTATATTCTGCGGGCCATCCCCGTACAGTCCTGGGTGGACACGGACGTGCGCGGCATAGTGGACGCGTCGCGTCTCCTCGCCCGGGGGATAGCAGAAGGCGAACAGTACAGGATCACTATCGAGAAGAGGGATTCTGACGTCTCCTCCCGGGAGATAATAGGCGGCATAGCTGAGTCTATAGACAGGAAGGTCTCGCTGGAGAGCCCCGACAGGATAGTACTAGTGGAGATATTCGGGGAACGCACGGGCCTTGCCCTGCTATACGATGGCGACATACTAAGCTCCGAAAAAGAGAGGCGCACACTACCGGAATAG
- a CDS encoding ribosomal protein S26 (COG4830), producing the protein MPLKRASRGRRKGGKGSSGVVQCTNCGQTVPKDKAKKITSRLNLVEHTLAKELRAQGAYIAAPRILKWYCISCAIHFGILKIRSEASRRQRGRLR; encoded by the coding sequence ATGCCTCTAAAGAGGGCCAGCAGGGGCCGCAGAAAGGGCGGCAAGGGATCCTCCGGTGTCGTCCAGTGCACAAACTGCGGCCAGACGGTCCCAAAAGACAAGGCCAAGAAGATCACCTCCCGGCTGAACCTCGTCGAGCACACCCTTGCAAAGGAGCTCCGCGCGCAGGGCGCCTACATAGCGGCCCCGCGCATACTCAAGTGGTACTGCATATCATGCGCGATCCACTTTGGGATCCTCAAGATAAGATCCGAGGCATCCCGCAGGCAGCGCGGCAGGCTCCGCTAG
- a CDS encoding ketol-acid reductoisomerase (COG0059) yields MAQVWKDAEISLDPIKDQTVAVIGYGIQGDAQANNMKDSGLKVVVGLKEGGSSWKKAASDGHRVLTVAEACKEADIIHVLVPDMIQAQLYRDEMGPNISKGKALSFSHAAAIHWKWIEAPSDVDVIMVAPKGPGSKVRETYLEGFGTPSIVAVEQDSTGGAWDRTLGLGKAIGSARAGLIKTTFKEEVETDWFGEQADLCGGSATMVVSAFETLVEAGYQPEIAYFEVLHELKLIVDMIQKYGINGMWRRVSETARYGGLTRGPMVMDSHTKERMGKVLKEIQDGTFNEEWVSSYRKDGRDAFDKYMKELDSHQIEQVGRKMRKMMWPDSTE; encoded by the coding sequence ATGGCACAGGTATGGAAGGATGCAGAGATCAGCCTCGATCCGATAAAGGACCAGACTGTCGCGGTCATAGGGTACGGCATCCAGGGAGATGCGCAGGCCAACAACATGAAGGATTCCGGCCTCAAGGTGGTCGTGGGCCTAAAGGAGGGCGGCTCCTCGTGGAAGAAGGCCGCTTCCGACGGCCACAGGGTCCTGACGGTGGCCGAGGCCTGCAAAGAGGCCGACATAATCCACGTTTTAGTGCCGGACATGATCCAGGCTCAACTGTACCGGGACGAGATGGGCCCGAACATCTCAAAGGGAAAGGCGCTGTCCTTTTCGCACGCGGCGGCAATCCACTGGAAGTGGATCGAGGCGCCAAGCGATGTTGACGTGATAATGGTTGCCCCCAAGGGGCCCGGCTCGAAGGTGCGCGAGACGTACCTTGAAGGCTTTGGCACCCCCTCGATAGTGGCAGTAGAACAGGACAGCACGGGCGGTGCATGGGACCGGACGCTAGGGCTGGGCAAGGCCATAGGCAGCGCGCGCGCCGGGCTGATAAAGACGACCTTCAAGGAAGAGGTCGAGACGGACTGGTTTGGCGAGCAGGCGGACCTGTGCGGGGGCTCCGCAACAATGGTGGTCAGCGCATTTGAGACGCTCGTCGAGGCCGGATACCAGCCGGAGATAGCATACTTTGAGGTTCTACACGAGCTAAAGCTGATAGTCGATATGATCCAAAAATACGGCATAAACGGCATGTGGCGGCGGGTCAGCGAGACGGCAAGGTATGGGGGGCTGACCCGGGGGCCGATGGTCATGGATTCTCATACAAAGGAGAGGATGGGAAAGGTCCTCAAGGAGATCCAGGACGGGACGTTCAACGAGGAATGGGTAAGCAGCTACCGCAAGGACGGCCGGGACGCGTTTGACAAGTACATGAAGGAGCTCGATTCACACCAGATAGAGCAGGTGGGCCGCAAGATGCGCAAGATGATGTGGCCAGATTCCACAGAGTAG
- a CDS encoding aspartokinase (COG0527): MERLVVTKFGSSAMGPDGSNMPVILDRIAELGKDAKVVCVFSAPLTQDGGAARSITDVMLDMGESAASGGGFDLSGVKSAYGRVAEHATGQGRAECADIIDKSLRRAGEALGAAEAAGSFVHEARADALAFSGELLMSYLMDAILRSRGTRSAAVPFDSWPIITDDNPETTNFLHAESEARAGALLELVGSHDVVTMGGFIGRTPNGATTTYERGGSDRTAADLGILLHSRYDARIDLAKDSAVVSADPRVVREGLSPVEELSYNEARQAGMFGMKILDPIAIKEIFENGVDIPIVITDLADPRNRTVIRSGPVASNGHPLKIVTGKRNCAMFRAEADSADRLLASLEGEKRYSEFVVLSPFTKNETEFSRVLFLDGDFVRRNERYLRGFDPLAAVTYNRGVITMIGDEMWRVQQVASRASAGLGSAGLNILDMDAQEETSRIIIVIEDSGDNMERAIRAVHAERETIGFV; encoded by the coding sequence ATGGAAAGGCTGGTGGTCACAAAGTTTGGCAGCAGCGCCATGGGGCCCGACGGGTCCAACATGCCCGTCATACTGGACAGGATAGCGGAGCTTGGCAAAGACGCAAAGGTGGTATGCGTGTTCTCAGCCCCCCTTACGCAGGACGGGGGTGCCGCCCGCTCGATAACCGATGTGATGCTCGATATGGGCGAATCCGCCGCGTCGGGAGGAGGCTTTGACCTGTCCGGCGTAAAATCTGCATACGGGAGGGTTGCAGAGCATGCAACAGGGCAGGGCCGCGCAGAGTGCGCGGATATAATTGACAAGTCGCTGCGGCGCGCCGGTGAGGCTCTCGGAGCGGCAGAGGCGGCGGGCAGCTTTGTACACGAGGCCAGGGCCGACGCGCTGGCATTCTCGGGGGAGCTGCTCATGTCATATCTGATGGACGCCATACTGAGGAGCCGCGGCACAAGGTCTGCCGCCGTCCCCTTTGATTCGTGGCCGATAATCACTGATGACAACCCGGAGACTACCAACTTTCTGCACGCAGAATCCGAGGCCCGTGCGGGGGCGCTGCTGGAGCTGGTAGGGTCCCACGACGTCGTCACCATGGGCGGGTTTATCGGCAGGACCCCGAATGGCGCCACCACCACCTACGAGAGGGGCGGCTCGGACCGCACAGCCGCCGACCTCGGCATACTGCTGCACAGCAGGTACGATGCGAGGATCGACCTTGCAAAGGACAGCGCCGTGGTCTCGGCCGACCCAAGGGTGGTCCGGGAGGGGCTCAGCCCCGTGGAGGAGCTCTCGTACAACGAGGCCAGGCAGGCGGGCATGTTCGGCATGAAGATACTCGACCCGATAGCCATCAAGGAGATCTTTGAGAACGGCGTGGACATACCCATAGTGATTACCGACCTGGCGGATCCCCGGAACAGGACCGTGATCAGGAGCGGGCCCGTGGCATCCAACGGCCACCCGCTGAAAATTGTCACCGGCAAGAGGAACTGCGCCATGTTCAGGGCGGAGGCGGACTCGGCGGACAGGCTGCTCGCCTCGCTGGAAGGCGAGAAGAGGTACAGCGAGTTTGTCGTGCTCTCGCCGTTTACAAAGAACGAGACCGAGTTCTCAAGGGTGCTCTTCCTCGACGGGGACTTTGTGAGGAGAAACGAGAGGTACCTGCGGGGCTTTGACCCGCTGGCCGCCGTGACCTACAACCGCGGGGTCATAACCATGATAGGCGACGAGATGTGGAGGGTGCAGCAGGTGGCCTCCAGAGCGAGCGCCGGCCTCGGGAGCGCGGGGCTGAACATACTCGACATGGACGCGCAAGAAGAGACGTCCCGGATAATAATAGTGATAGAGGACTCGGGCGACAACATGGAGAGGGCCATCAGGGCGGTCCACGCGGAGCGGGAGACCATCGGGTTTGTCTGA